The Toxoplasma gondii ME49 chromosome XI, whole genome shotgun sequence region TTCAGATCCCTGTTGAACCCATCTCCCCCCATACGCCATGCCACATACACCAATGCGACACTTCTGAACCCTTACCAGCCCCGATCCCTTGgtaccccccccccccattTAATCGCCCAGCCCACACAGGTATCTTGTCCAGGCGACCCTACGAGTTTCAGACTTTTTTGTCCAGAGCCACGAACAACTAGTACCGTCACCCTCGTTTGGCAGCTGTCAGCCTTTCCATGGCGACGAGGACATGCTTTTGATGCATCATCTCCCTCCAAAACACCGTCTAATGTTTCGTGTACAATCGAGTTGTATTGCGACGAGGTGCTGCTAGTCTGTTGGGAACAGCCCGCATCGCCGCGTTTTTTGTGTCAGACATAGGGCTGGAACagcggcgaagagacacgagacaTCCTGAAGCGGAGCCGAGACGTGTTGCAAACCTCACAGCTCATATAGGCAAAACTGTGTCAACAACAACAGCGGCTATGTGTGAGCAATTCCTCACCAAGGTAAATATGACCAATGCGTTGCGAAGCAGGCGACCAAGCACTGATATGCTTATTAGCATAGAAATGCCCGAGAGGGTTTATCGGAAAACAGGAATGGAGACAAACACTGCTAGGAATGATAGAACGACAACAATCGCTCTTCTGAATCCACTCACACTATACAGCAATGTCGACACATTCCATTTCCATAGGGCGCGCGAATATATAAGTTAAAACAACGTCTTGCCGTAGACAGGATCAGCACGACGATGGTGGAGCCTCACCATGCACTGTGACTCATGCGCTACTTTCGTGCCGCCGGGAACAGAACAAACATATCAGAGACAAAAAGGAGATCCGGAggtcgagaaaaaggcgactCAAAGCAAACATTGCAACTGAGCTGGAAGAACTTTCGAATCTTCCCATTTCCATGAAAAGGAAGTTTCGGCAATATACCAACTGGCATTTTACGAAACTTCACACTAGTGGTCCCGACTCAGACGCATGACATCACCTGTAGTTGCCACTGACGTCCGAGATTAAGGATCGAACCCGGTTCGTGGTATGACGCCCTGAAGAACTGGCACCTCCTCATTTTAAACACTGCTACTGATTCAAGCGGAGCGATGGCGTACTTGCAGCATCTAACAAAACAGTCGGTGTTCTCATCACCAGACATTAAATGAAGTTTGTGCTGCAGCACTGCACTAGCGGTAATGTCTGTCGCCCCTCCAACGGCTCGGAACAAGGGGTTTCACAGTCATCACTAATCGAATAGAGCTACCGACACGTGCTCCGCTCCGATAAACTTCGCCACTGCCCATATGCAAAGCACTCTCATTCGAAAAGAAATGCACTGGCACTTCTTCGATCCACTTCCCTCATTACCTACCAACATCATCTAGACCCGATTAAGccaaagacgcagaaggagcCACATCGTGAGCATATCCACCCTTATGAGAGACTGGGTTCAACCCGCCAGGCTTCCCTGATAATTACGCCTCATCTGACGTGTGAAATGACTTTTCAATTCAAAGACATTTCAACTTGCTGCCTAATCCCTACCGCCGATGAATATTGCCGTGCATTGCGCAACCGTCGCCCCTTGCAACACCGCTTCATTTCTACTGATGGGACTTGTCGTCAGCCTCAGAGTGAACGTAGCACGATGTGGGACATCAATACCATGCTTAACATTTCCTGAACTGTGTTGCTGCGTCGCCTCACGACGCACAGGGTTCCAACACAAATACTCCTCGAACTAACGCGCTTGCCAAAAAAGAATAACGAACTCCCCCTGTGATCACCCTCTGTCCTCCGACAGTCTTGCTCTCTTGCGAGTGACTCACCGCTGCGTTTGACACTCTCGTTTAAATGACCACTCTGGACTGAATTGGAAATGCCTGACCTAATGCCTACAGTCTGTCAGAAATGAACACAACGCCCTAAATATCGTacaagaggaagcagacatgGGATTGCGACTCACGTCAGCGTTTGCTGGAAATCAAGTTTCAGGTTGTTGGTAGATCAAGACACATTTATGGGCAGCGGGAGCGGGACAGAGGGAGTTCCTGCACAGAATCAATACGAATAACGCAGTGTGAATCTTGCGACTGTTATCAGTAACGTTGCATGGACAAAGGAAAGCATGGTTAGTAACACAAGTGCGGGCACGTCTGCTGGTTCTTTGCACACAGGAAAAAGCGAAATTGCCACATTTTCACTTATGCACGGTGTGCTTTCTCGATACAATCCCAGTAGACAGAGCGCCCGAGTTCCTCAGTATAAAACCGTCCTTTCGCACGTATTGCAGGACAAGGACAATCAATAAGCTACGGGACCCAAAATCCACATGCATTCCTGCCTCTGTGGGCGCACATAGCATGACAGAACGAGTCACGGGCAAGCAGGCAGCTGAGAGAATATGAGAAAATCAAAGACGAGACTTGCCCTCGTCGCGACTACCGCCCTGTCTCTTCAATTCTTAGAGAACGATGGCTGCTCTCGTTGCGCTACACGATCACACGTTCTAAGGCAGCTCGCGCTAGCTTGCTTCGTAATGACCGTTACGCGGCCTCACGTGTAGCGGCTGCTGTCGACCTCCAATCATGTGAGCGACGCATTTCTTGATATGACTTCACTGCGGATTCGCACATATTAAATGTACCCACTGCAACAGAACCGTGCACAATGAATGCCTACGAGCATAAGCTGGCGAAACACACAGTGCCTTCCTCAGACCATCGAGAATGTAAGTGTTGCTAGAGCAGGTCGCCCGTAGTCTAGCCCTCCGCCCGTCCACTGCTTCTGGAATGCCTTCCAAATCGAACACGTGTCCGTGCCCACTTGCCGCTAGCCGCAACCGAACACTGAAACTCGCCATCGCCATAAACCGCTGTTATAGACACTCACGCGCGCCAATTCTGCTCGCATACCATTCGTCGGTACCCTCAAAAATTCAATGGCACTCCACCACCACACCGAATCTCCCAACGACATACTTCCTTGACCTGACGTAGTCgccagagacgaaggagtgTCATTAATCGCTACGCCAACGTTCATAATTGGATGTCCAACACCCTTATAGTGCGCGCCATCGACTAAAGGAACACATCTGCCACTGCCATCATGGCAACATCTAGTCCCTCGCAGAACCCATCCGATAAATGTCACTTCGAATTCAACCTCCTCGACCTCGCGTGACCCTGCGTATCTCCTGGTCCTTGTCCCACACCCTTCCAACCGTCCCTCGCATGCACATATCCGAAAAGGCAACCCCATGAGCATCTGTGCTGATCTACCGAGACGCGAACTATTCCTTCCCGCCTCCGACATTATGCGTCACTGTTGCTATCGTGATGAGAGACGCTTCTGACTCATCCTCTCCCCGGAAGACTCCCTTTCGTCGAAATTTGCACAATTCCTGCAGCGTTTGCCTACATCCTGTGAAGCAGAACGGGTATGGGCAAAAGTGTTGATTATGGAGACAGCTGCGACCTCTTCCATCATAACAAACATACCTAAGGAAACAAAAAGTGTCCGAAGCCACGCCGAGCAACCGTCACGCAACTCGCGCAGCACCGGCACACCGCACAACTATAGAGGCAACAGCAGATTCCCGGGAATAGTCACGTATCATGCCTCACTGGCGTCAGCTCGAACCACAGTGACACGCCGACCCCAACGGAGACCAGGTACCCTCCTATAGGGATGCGGGGTATCTAGTCCTCCTATCCGAACACCACATGCTTGTCAAAACACGTCATTTTCCCGATACCGCCGCCGGTGAGTGACACACAACAGCACATGTGCGGGAGGTCGACGGCCTGAATCAATCATAAAATCGAGTCAGCTGCGCACGTGCACTTGCCGATGCTCAAACTATCTTTTCAAATATTGTCACGGACATTTGCGACAATAACGTACCTTCAACGGCTGGCGGAAAACACAGTAACCCGTCCAAAGCACTGCGATGAACGTATTGGTGATGTAGCTTGCCTTTCGTAACCCTGCCCGCCAACCCCCCTCTTCTGAAGCCCCTCAACACGAGCACGCTTTCAGCGTCGCATTTCCTAATCTGCAAGCCTATGCATCTTCATCTTCAACAGACACCCTCACAAACGTCCCGAGGCGGCCACCCCTGTCTGACACAGTTTGCCAAtcgcctcgccttccaccACGCCCCCAACCAAGCGGCGGCTCTCCGTCTTCATCTAATTCCTCACGACCTACTCCTTGAACCTGAAAACCAAGACGACAAACAATCGACAGGAGCCACGTTGTGAAGACATCGAGGGCCCTCGGACACGGTAAGCAATGAGACATGCCATGTAGGCGTTCTGATATGGCCTCCTCACTCATGAAGCGACTCGTTAGCAACACGTATGTTCGACCGCACTGTGGAAAACCTGGTACCCCTGTACACGCCCTCAAGAGGACGCGTCACCCATTCCGACACATCTGGTTCTCGTGCACCGGAACATCCATATCACCAATAATGCTTGCGCCTTCAGTGTCACTCCCCGGACCCGCATTATGTCCGCACAGACGATATGCGGGCCAAGCGATCTTTGATCTCAGCAGGCAAAATCTTCTGTCGTCGTCCGCGCCCACCCACCGTCGGTGTCACTACCCTCCGAAAGCTCCTTTGTCACTATGATTATCCTCCGGAACATCATTTCAACACGGGCACACACTCTCTAAACACGGCCTTACAGCCTGAAAAGTGCAACGACCGAAGCCATCAGGCACCCAGAATCAGTCCTCATGTAACAGTGCGAATTTCTTACCACAAAGCCTATTCGAAATACATGAACATCATCCTTACTCCCACACCGTCGGCGCAAACACCACTCATGGCTTACGCTCCATGCAACCGTCCCAAGAGAATAACTAGTACTCGCAGGCTTGCGACACGATTCCCACGTTTGGAGCGCCACACACATGAGAGCCCTGTAGTTACCACCCGCCACACAAAAAACCAGGAGGGGTTTTTAACAATGTGCTGGCCACCTCTTCCGCTTAGAGCATACTCCGTTAGTCTGAAGCAACACCCGGCACGACAACCCGTCAGCAAAGCATGCGCAATGAACCAGACAGGAGAGTCGTCCAGTGATCACCGCAAAACCGACAGTTACACTTCGACAAGACACAGGCAACGCTCTAAACCAACCGGCATCATGAGTGCGTATGCATGCTACACGCCGCCACAACACTAATCGAAGACACCCCTTCATACACGAGTGTCTGCGCTCGACAGTGTCACTACAGAAGAGTGTGCTATCACGAGATTTCAAATCCACCTGCATCGTACCAGTTTCAGCTGAAGATAGGAAACAGATGGGAACCAGCAGCTCTATGTAGCAAAGTGGAACTACTAAACCGACTCAAGACGGTTCTGACAGTGTGGCCCAATACCACCGCACGAAATCTGGCCACGCCACTGCAGTAGTCCACTCCACGTTACAAAGCACCTGCCACATGCAGGCGGCAAATGCTGCGCCTATGGTCATACACTCTCACACCTGACATCATGGCCTATCCTGGGCGTTGCTTTCGAGACTGAGAGTAGTATCCCGGGTGCAAAAATGGTACTTTAAATTGAAGGATACATGCTACCCAACAACAAAGCCATGATGCTTGTCTCATCTCAATGAAACTCGTTACTGCTCGCGTAAAAGCAAGTGACCCGCATCCCAAATATCTTAATATTGAACAATTCCCTCCCCAACATAGCTACAACAAGCGGCCTCGCTTCCCAAACGGCATCTATTCCACCCGCTGACCGTGACTACAGACAGGCCTTGACTACGGCCTTCTCGCGTCAGTGTCTCTTTCGACCCTCCACCGCTGGCGTACAACCTGGTTGCAACAGTGAGCCACCCGGTGTGACAGCAATGTGCAGCAATAATTGCAGCATCTCCCGGGAGGATGCTGGTTTCACTCAGCGAGACAGTGAAACGGTTGGTAGGCCTATCCACATCGAGATACAGAGAACGTACCATCACG contains the following coding sequences:
- a CDS encoding hypothetical protein (encoded by transcript TGME49_307070) — encoded protein: MSEAGRNSSRLGRSAQMLMGLPFRICACEGRLEGCGTRTRRYAGSREVEEVEFEVTFIGWVLRGTRCCHDGSGRCVPLVDGAHYKGVGHPIMNVGVAINDTPSSLATTSGQGTYARRHSLCTVLLQWVHLICANPQ
- a CDS encoding hypothetical protein (encoded by transcript TGME49_307060), whose amino-acid sequence is MGWCVLSARGARRPRRVFAGVEMMLWRIITVTKELSESSDTDGLPQRNRMLRRLYASGGGSKETLTREGRSQGLSVVTVSGWNRCRLGSEAACCSYVGEGIVQY